The nucleotide window aactcattttcatgcattagaattgattcatttagcatttattgatgtacttaaataacttgtggctagatacgagtgaattagtggtagaatcaagaggtaaagcgatagtagaggcctgcattgtgttcgtggcatcgaggtaagtgtttggtctaaccttggcttgagagattaggagtcgagtcctatttactatgtggtatttgtcgagtacgacgtataggcatggtgacgagtatttatatgttggtgtcaagcatgcccgtgagtcttatattgtgtcTATCATGGCTTCGTTGTATTATTtatgctttgatgatgatttctattgttggacaaagtttgtggaagtaattgagacatttgaacattgaggagcattgactcaagttgtacaataaaatgtgaaagtataaatggaaattgaaccttttagaacATTGGCTCAAAGtggtgaagtgagttgtgaagtaaaagtgaaaaagagaagagaatcattatattatctccattgccgggatattgttgcttttcatgttatctcccttgctgggatgttgatgtttcttttgatgttattcccttgccaggacttgattgttgaactattgttcccctgtcgggattcttattgtaagttcatttattcccttgccctattgtttgtggctgttgtttgggtaaggaagagtgttaaagcacgaacgATGATGCCatatattgttttggtgagagagtgttaaagcacgaagggtgatgccgtgtacgaTTTGTGAGAAAagagagtaaagcacgaagggtaatgccatgccgcacgatgtaccattccgtgccgattatattgattatatggtgaagacgagagtaaaagcacgaagggtgattccatgCACATTTTCAtcacttgattgctttggtgaggacgagagtaaaagcacgaagggtgatgccgtgcatttattgatttttgattttttgatgatatctgagatatgttgtttctttcaattccctgctgtctttctattctaaattgatagttcccccgcagcatgttaccTCTCTCATACTTGATCGTATAtttctgttcttcttttccgctgtatatagttaaattgcataggtttatttggtagtctggtcctagcctcgtcactattttgccgaggttaggctagacacttaccaacacatggggtcggttgtgctgatattacactctgcactatgtgcagatcccagagcagcagcatttggaccgtagattgggtggctgccttcagtccacgcgaagatccaaggtagacctgcaggcgttcgcaggctctggcgtctccctctatccctttattcctgtttcatttccttaattCAGAAACAATATATTGTTtgttttcagactttgtatgtagcattcttagatcgtctgtggtactgtgacaccagttctgggtggtcgaGGTTCAAATAGTTATATTAGACATATATATTCAGATAATTTACTgcatttcttccgcttattgaAATTTTCCGCTGTCCACACGCTTTGGTTTTATAATTGTTTAAGAGTATAAAATGGATAAAGAAGCAATTTGTTCAAATAattagcttgcctagctcacattagtaggcgccatcaggACTCcagagggtggaaaatccggatgGTGAcaagttacaatgagatatacaaaatataaccacttctggtAGTTGTATATTttttgcaaactctgctagagtttaagttgatctaataatgttatccatattcttcaaaatgacataaataagatatattatagtaaacatcattatcaaatcataacttttatttatgtacaacaattacataaccatactatctattacaaacaacaaaaattaaaatatttacatttctacagattcaccaccgatcacatgacttgtttctccatctgggagtgcaaggtaatcaactacatccaaatgcatgaagtctaaattatcttgagaaataaaatttgcttcagaatttttttttgtattctttagggaggcttgataaagctcaaccagctGCTTTGGCGTACGAtaagtacgtgaccagtgcccttttcctccacattatagcatgcattttctgcatttggtgcttgcaccgcttcatgcttttgttccttccttttccactgctggtggtgaggagggttctttggtgcattattattaccatgattaaaaaattttccccgaccacggccatgacaaTGACTGGGGCCACaacctcttccacgcttagcttggtggaagttcatctcgttcacttcagggaatggacaagaaccagtaggtcggctttcatgatttttcatcaatagcccattatgttgctccgctacaagaagatgtgagataagttcagaatactttttgaatcctaTCTCTCGATATTACTGCTGCaagagcatattcgaggcatgaaaagtggtgaaagttttctccaacatattaTGATCACTAATATTATCACcaaacataattttaattgggaaataattctgaacattgcagaattatactcactgatagatttaaaatcttgtagccttagatgagtccaatcataacatgcatgtggaagaacgaccatcttcaggtggtcatatctatctttcaagtTATTCCACATTATGACTGAATCTTTaatagtaagatattccattttcaggccctcatcaaggtgatggtgTAGGAATATCATTTCTTTGGCacagtcttggtttgatgcctgatttttatccttgatggtgtctgtcagacccatcgcatcaaaatgaatttcagcatcaagcacccaagacatgtagcttctGCCCGATATATCCCgttacaaattcaagtttagaaagatttgacattatatataaaaaaagttcGTACCTCAGATAATTttaaagtatttgctcgagatgacagagtctcgtgctgataacgtgttataaaataaagattataaagtaaagacaaataTAGAGAGGAACcaatatattattcaacttcaaacttatgtacataataaactgaaatctcctttatttatagaagaaaggaagttgctgtgtaagttgctactacaagctgctactgtaccagatatagataatcttcaactgagggtaatatttatccataacggagtaccgaaaggataagcttattataccaagtatggataatcttctatcgggggtaatgtttatccataacggatatcgaaaggataaacttattgtaccaggtatggataatcttctaccgggggtaatgtttatccataatggagtatcgaaaggataagcttattgtacccggtatggataatcttctaccgggggtaatgtttatccataacggagtatcaaaaggataagcttattatacccgatatgaataatcttctaccatGAATAATGTTtattcataatataatatatttataacacacTTGGTATTTTTGGGGGAAatgttattttttctattttaactAATTGTCATATTACATAGCTGCTATAAAAGcataaatttcttctttttttttttccggtCATAATATAAAAGCATAAATTTCACTTATCAAGGAGCAGGATCTATGTAGGTCATAGGCTgataatattatttgatattaaTAAGATGTGGATTACCAAAATTTTCTCACTACTGAAAATtttaagtaggcgtttggacataaaatttgtaatttttgaaaaagaaagtaatatttggagttaaattaaaaaaaaattggaatttaaaattatgtttggacataaatCTATGTAGGTCATAGGCtaataatattatttgatattaaTAAGATGTGGATTACCAAAATTTTCTCACTACTGAATtttaagtaggcgtttggacataaaatttgtaatttttgaaaaagaaagtaatatttggagttaaatttaaaaaaaatatttggaatttgaaattatgtttggacatgcatttcacttCACAAAATATTGCAATTTTGTGAGTGGGAAAAAAGATTTTTCTAAAAATTGAATTTTGAAAAGCTCATTTtcgaaatatttttcaaaaacttgtaaaatttcatggacaaacacatttttgagtggaaaaaaattagaaaaaaaaaagaattttttatgAACAAACGGGGCCTAAAAGGTCAACAATGCGAAATAATGTAATTTAGATCAGTTTTATTGACACGAGTAAATGCTCAATTCGATTTCATCTATTTCCAAAAGTATTTCCTTTTGGAAATCGTTTTTAGGAATTTCAGAAGTTAGAGAATATTTGATCACTTTATTGGCCTGAAGAAGGATAGATGGCCCTGTTTATTGAGCAGGGATAATGGAGCTTTATTTGCCTGTGAATAAGATGTCGCAAGGCCATTTTTTATATAGCAAAATTGCTATGGCAGTTCAATTGAATCAATGCAAAGATAGtagtatatagttaaattgccATAAAAAAACTGGGAGTAACAAAAAAGAAATCTTGAATAATCTTAATTTGCCACAAACAAAACTAACTAGACTATGATTAAGCACTAGTAGTTGTACAGCAGAGAAGGCAACATCATTGTGTTATGCAGACTACAAAGAAGTAAAATACAACAAAGAGAAACTAAAAACTGCAGCACTTAAACAGCAATCCCACCACCTATTCCCCTCAAAGACTCAGTCGCTTGTGAAGGAAAAACCACATTATCATACAGAATTCCTGCAATAGCTGCACCAATGAAAGGTCCAACCCAGTACACTGCTTGATTACCAAAGCTACCTTTGACAACAGCAGATCCAAATGAGTAAGCAGGGTTCATTGATCCCCCAGTAAATGGGCCTGAAGCCATGACGTTTGCTCCCACAATAAGCCCAATTGCCAATGGACCAATTGCTCCGTGGACACAACGCCTAGGATCAGCAGCTGCATAAACTGTGTACACTAAACCAAATGTCATTACCCCTTCGAGCACTGCTCCTCCAAAACCAGTCATGTCGTGCGGAATTCCATGAGTTTGAACTTGCTGCAATGAGTACAAAAAGAGATCAAATATGTAACTTATCAGCAAATTAGAGAAGAATAAACAAGGCTACTCTAGTATGTTGCTAGAACTTACTGTTGCTGGTAACTAAGATTTGTAACACAAGTAAAGGGAAAATATTTTGCAATCATATACTACCCGACTCCGATAAACTAATTCATGGGTGAGAATTGCGCACGATCATTTGAGGAGACAATCAGTGGTTGAGCCAGGAATTTCACTAAGgggtattaaaatataaaaaagtaaacacataaaaaaGTTAAAGGGATTCAAcatagagtatatatatatatatatacataaaattaaaattttgacctgactacacaatgtaatttttcgGGTATGGATCCGTCACGGGAGACAACAACATATGTCCTCAATCAATGTGGGACACTTATTGAAGGGGTAAAAGGATGAAAAGAACACAAGCAGAGAAATATCTTGAAATTGAAAGCTCTGAAAACTTACCTGATTAGTGCATTTCAGAACAAGGCAGGCCATGACAGAACCAAGCATCTGAGAAATCCAGTAGAATATGGACATGGGAATACTTATATGGCCTCCTATAGCCATTCCGAACGTGACAGCCGGATTCACGTGACCGCCCGAGATATTGGCTGATATATACACAGCCACGGACAATGCAAATGCATTTGCAACGGCAACTGCCACTAGGCTAGATGGATCTGATGTCGCATCAGGCGTCATTTTCCCTGTCAATATAAAGTTGCACAACTCAAAGTCAAACTACATTTTAACTCAAGCCATCATATAATAATACATTACTACTAGGATTGTAGAAAATCCTGGTAAGTACTCAAAACATTTCTTGATAATCATTatgttttttaataaaataaaagagaagaactCACTGGTAGACATGGCAGCGCCGGCAGCGGCAAAGACGAAAATGAAAGTGGAGAGAAACTCTGCGACATAGGATCGGAGGGCATTGGGAGTGACAGAGTGCTGCAAGCGGGAAGCAAGGGACGCCATTTAATGATGATCTAGTCTAGTCTAGTCTGTCTAGAAGAATTAGAAGAAGTTGAATTCAATTTGCTCCAAGCGGGAACTTCTATTCAACTATTCTCAAAGAAAACGACCAAATGAAATGACGGTTGAGTGGTTTCCAAAAGCTTATATAGGAGTTACTACTTACTAGGATTTACTGGATGCAACGATTCCTGAAGGATTTCCATTCAAATATTAACCGCCAATACAAGTGGCTTTTTCGGCTTAAGTGCCGTTCTTTTCTCtctaaattataaaattgaccATTTAGGGCAAGTGCATAGCTAGTCATTCTCAAggatgctatttagagattagccaatacttattttgtcctgaaattttaaacaaAAGATCTCAACTTGGGACAATTCAGGACATTTTTGCCCGGTAATTTgaactaaaaaactaaaattcaggatGCATTGGCTAATTCTTAAATAACAGCTCATTAAAgtggctacctggtgtcatttctacccATTTTGGGCACTTGGCTGTTCAAAAAATGGACCATCAAAATTTTTGTTTCACAGAGGCCATTAAGATCAGCAGCTTCAggagggaaaaaaagaagaagagagatccATCTTTTTACACTGACGTAACTAAAATAAGGATATGATAAATGAACATAAAATACATTGGCAAGTTCAAATAAAAACGTCAATTAAAGAGATGACGACAGTAATTCAATATCATAAGGTTTCGTAGTGTCCAAAATTGTGCATTAAATTAAATACGTGTCTGGGATGGGGAGACAAGAACGAAGAGCTCATCCCGTGGCGTATTGTGTTGCTATTGTGTGAAGGAttattaatgtccaaattgtaTTTACATAGTGAAAAGTCTAGTTTCAAATACTTATAAGGAGTAACAAAGTTTCAAAATAGCAGGGCGAAAAGTGGCTATTTCTGCGCTTCAGCAAATAAAAGGCTATGATTTGGAAAGAATTTATTGGGCCAAAGAGGCCCATTATATCATGGGTCGGGATTCAACCGGAGCGGGTCACCAGTATGAATGTCAAACAGGTTCTATAGATGTTTAATTTTTGTGCTATCGGAGAAAAATGGCAGCTGGAGAGGAAGTAAAACAACTGGAAGATTGCACAGTCGCCAAGTCAGTTTCCTTCTCTTTTTCAATATCGAATTTTCTAGGTCCCTTTTTTTGTGTTCTGTATAGAAATTTGACGTTCTTGTATCTGGAAATTTTCTGAAACAATAGGCATGTTTCCCCCCCAATACTTTTAGCCTGTTAGGACAGTAGAAAAGTGATTTTTCTAGAAATTTTCTATGCTTCTCCCTTCAGAAAACCTAACTTAAAGGATGTCAAATTGGCTAAGGGGAAAATTGGTAACAATTTCAGTACTCGATTTTCATTCTTTATCATCTCAAAAAATACTTGAGAATCAAATTAATAAACTATATCCACAATGCTAAAACATTTTCCTCTCCATTTTATTAAGTTGGACTCTAAAGGCATCACTAGAATTGCAACCAGGGTGTGACCTACCGGTCAATGAGTATTCCACATGAAGCTGGAATGAAGATCATGAATACTAGGGTTGAAATCCCGGCAGAGGCAGAAAACTTAGGTCAATTTTTCCATCTCCCTAAACCTTAGTTGAATAGTCGAGGTGTGTGcaacaataacaaacccagtGTACTCCCACAAATAGGGGAGTGTAGTCCTACAATGAAGATCATGAATACTGGGGTTCAAATCCCGGCAGAGGCAGAAAACTTAGGTCAATTTTTCCATCTCCCTAAACCTTAGTTGAATAGTCGACGTGTGTGcaacaataacaaacccagtGTACTCTCACAAAtaggggtctggggagggtagtatgtatgtAGCCTTATCCCTACCTTAGTCGAGGTGTGTGCAAGTTAAGTTATAAAATCATGTTTCaccaaaattaaaaaacaaacatAATGGAGTAACATACCTAAAAAAATATTGAGGGTGTCAAGAAGAAGGCTACCTACCTTAAAATTAAGGGAAGTCGAACCTTGTTTTAATTTGGGAGAGAGATAGTTTTAAAGAGGCATTGAGGCTGTCCTTCCATTCCATTTTCCTTTTTGGTCTGTCAAAAAGATTTGATCTATTTCCTTGTATGATTCTTTTTTCTTCAACGATTTCAACAAATATAAGCTAACCTATTTCATGTGACATTTTAGTATTTTACCAATGGATCTTCACTTTTTGACATTTGGTGCCACCATTTTAAACACTTGTTTTATCGAACATATTACTCTGGATAACCACATGGGTCTAAGTAGGTCATGCTTAGATGCTGAGGTAGTACCAAATATAAGTGCTTTTATTCAATAGGAAGATTTGCTTAATGTCAAAGAAAAGGGCAAGAAAGAACAGTGCTATCTGTATAATTTGTTGTGCTGCATCCCCATTACAGGAGCCATGAATTCAAACAAggagataatttttttttacaggAATGTCACGCCTGGGATTTGAACTTATGACCTAAAGCAATTTTTGATCCCCCTTTGCCATTGCACTACCATTTTCCTTACGCCAAAGGGATTCAACAGTTTATATATGACAAAAGAAATTAATTGGGACGAAAGAGATTCAATTGAATCCCCTTGCTCCACCCCTGCACACCCCTCTCGTTGCCATATGTAGCTCCTGTGTAGGGTTATCATGCCTTGTACTGCAGATGATAGCAGTATCATTACATCATGTGGTGAAATGGTAAATTATGAGAAAACATTATGATGGATGAGATTTCTCCACACGTGATCTGGTCAAATATCTTAGacaaaatacatagtttacccatcAACCTCGCAGCGAGATCCATGTTACACATCTCTCTTTTACGGAAAACCTTTTATACACTCAATCTTTCAAAAGTGTGTCAAAGACACACTACTTTTGACCAGATAGCACTTGTGTGTTTACACACAAAAAAAGCGCGTGAAACCCGTAAAAAATCCCACTTTTTGTCTCCCCTCCCCACATGAACCCCTCCCCCTCCCTCTGGTCTTCTTCTCCCCCCTCCCcctcattttcttccccaaatagaatttttgaaagaacataacaattttagatctaaaattgaGCGGATTTTGTTGGTTTATTGTCCAAATATTGTGAAAACTATTTATTTGTGATAGATTTAAAAGCTTTAATAGTAATGTTGAAGGTTTGGTGAAAAAATCTACAATCCACCATTGTTGGGGTATCGAAAAAAACTTGAAAATTCAATTGGGTCTTGTTGATTATTGGGTTATTGAACTCAATTTGTTGCTCGATTATTTTCGGCTAGTTGTTTAGATAATGTGGTTGAATTTTGGTGGTGTTGGAAACTTTCTCACAAACAACCATGATAGTAGCAACAATGTGCTTAAGATAGAAAATGGAAAGATGAAGCAGATgagttttaattttaatttctaatATTTATTTTTCGTTTTTAAAGTCAATGATACGTGTCGCGACCCTATTAGGACGTGACTTTCACGTTATCTGAAAAATTGGTCAAGCACAAAAGTGGTGTCTTAGACACACTTTTGAAAGATTGAGTGTGTAAAAGGTTTCCCGTGAAAGAGAGGTGTGTAACGGGGATTTCGCTGCAAGTTTGATGGGTAAACTATATTGCCAATATCTTATGTGCTCTGTCTTCCAAAGTGGCTATTGCTCCATTTTAGCATACATATGTATATCTTTCTTTTCTATCAGACATATGTTATTTGAAAATAAACTTTCATGAGCTTCCCGTGATTTTCGTATTGTATAAAATCACAGTCACGTTAATCTTGTCATTTGAAGTATCTTTCTTTGATAGAATTCAGTCTCTCTTCCACCTTTCTCATTTTAAGTATTTTCTAGCCCTGAACATATCAAGGATTTTTTTCAGCCGTTAGGAGCTTGTGTGATGATTTTCTCCTAGGTAAACTTTTTGAAGGAAAAAGGGTAAAAAGTTGGAATAGTATTGACCTCCATTAGGATTGCAGTTGTGGCATAATTTCTCATATGTATTAAGCAG belongs to Nicotiana tabacum cultivar K326 chromosome 6, ASM71507v2, whole genome shotgun sequence and includes:
- the LOC107806253 gene encoding putative aquaporin TIP5-1; this encodes MASLASRLQHSVTPNALRSYVAEFLSTFIFVFAAAGAAMSTRKMTPDATSDPSSLVAVAVANAFALSVAVYISANISGGHVNPAVTFGMAIGGHISIPMSIFYWISQMLGSVMACLVLKCTNQQVQTHGIPHDMTGFGGAVLEGVMTFGLVYTVYAAADPRRCVHGAIGPLAIGLIVGANVMASGPFTGGSMNPAYSFGSAVVKGSFGNQAVYWVGPFIGAAIAGILYDNVVFPSQATESLRGIGGGIAV